The Ahaetulla prasina isolate Xishuangbanna chromosome 11, ASM2864084v1, whole genome shotgun sequence genome contains a region encoding:
- the LOC131205139 gene encoding putative defense protein 3: protein MACWNHFWGAVIAFWTILGSNHAFPDGAPESACENMLPVHIGVQAQQVPSPYEISLSTSSFQNGQLVNVQILGAAYRGLLLEVRSFQLATAALGFWQTPPNNTRYLQCSGNLHGAITHANTNLKMKEIYSWLPPTLHSPPIVYFVATVAQSHDIYWTNIKSKVIWRNQDASGVETSGRQFSAISAGIACLVLMILLM from the exons ATGGCTTGCTGGAATCACTTTTGGGGGGCCGTTATCGCTTTCTGGACCATCCTCGGTTCAAATCACGCCTTTCCAGATGGAGCCCCCGAATCTGCCTGTGAAAATATGTTGCCTGTCCATATTGGAGTACAGGCGCAACAAGTTCCTAGTCCTTATGAAATTTCGCTTAGTACATCTTCCTTCCAAAACGGGCAGTTGGTTAATG TTCAGATCCTGGGAGCTGCCTATCGGGGATTGCTGTTGGAGGTGCGTTCGTTTCAGCTGGCTACTGCTGCCCTGGGATTTTGGCAAACTCCTCCAAACAATACCAGATATTTACAG TGCTCTGGAAATCTTCACGGGGCCATTACTCATGCCAACACCAACTTGAAAATGAAAGAGATCTACTCCTGGCTCCCACCTACCTTACACTCTCCCCCGATAGTTTACTTTGT GGCTACCGTAGCCCAATCACACGACATCTACTGGACCAACATCAAATCTAAAGTGATCTGGAGAA ATCAAGACGCATCTGGAGTGGAAACATCTGGGAGACAATTTTCCGCAATTTCTGCAGGAATTGCCTGTTTGGTACTGATGATTTTGCTTATGTAA